In Streptomyces rapamycinicus NRRL 5491, the genomic stretch CCCTCCTCGGCCGCCCCCTCGCGGACGACCTCGCGGCCCCGTCCGCCGCCGCGCAGCACCAGGACCGGGGCCTCCATGCCCCGGGCCTTGCGCAGATACGACTGGACGACGGCGAGGCCGTCCGCGCCGTCGCCGTTGACCAGGTAGGCGGTGAAGCGGGGTGTCTCGTCGAAGACATGGATCTCGAACGCGTCCGGGTCCCGCAGCCGGGCCCGCACCCGCCGCATATGGAGGATGTTCATCTCCACCGAGCGGCTCATCTCGCCCTTCTTCAGGCCGAGCTCGCGCTCCCGCCGCCGCACCGCGCTGCTCGCCGGGTTGAGGAAGAGCAGCCGGGCCCGGCAGCCGGATTCGGCCAGCCGGACCAGCCGGCGGCCCGAGTAGTTCTGGACCAGGAGGTTGAGCCCGATGCCGACGGCGTCGAGGCGGCGGGCGCTGCCGAAGAGGTCCTCGGCGGGCAGCTGGCGCTGGAGCCGCACCCGGTCGGAATGGACGCCCACGACGTCGGCGTAGCGGTCGCCTACGAGGTCCTCGACGGCGTCGATGGGCAGCCGGTCGGCGGAGGGGGAGCCGGTACCGCTGCCGAGGATCTCCAGCAGCCGGGCGGAGGCCCGCTCGGCCTGGGCGAGGACCGTCTCGGACAGGGCGCGGTTGCGGGAGACCACATTGCGGGAGACCTCCAGCTCGTCCAGGGCCAGCTCCACCTCACGGCGGTCGTCGAGGTACGGCTCGAAGCACGGCCAGTGCTGGACGAGGAGCTCCCGCAGCTGCGGCAGGGTCAGGAAGCTGACGACATTGTCGTCGGCCGGGTCGAGCAGATAGCCCTTGCGCCGGCTGACCTCCCGTACGGCGACCGCGCGCTGCACCCACTCCTGCCCGGCGGGGCCGGCGGCGGCGATGACCCAGTCCTCGCCGTGGACCGGTTCGTAGATGGGCCGCAGCACGGCGCTGACGACGGCGCGCAGCCGCTGTTCCACGAGGTTGAGCCAGATATAGGCCCGCCCGGCCCGGCGTGCGCGTGTGCGCACCTCGCTCCAGGCTTCGGCGCCCCAGTCCAGTTCCGCTCCGATCTCCATCGGCCGCACCACGGACACCGCGCCGGGAGGTGCGTCGGTGGAGCCGTCACCCCCGGGACCTCCGTCACCGGGGGGCAGCTCCAGCCCGCCCGAGCTCACCTGTGCACCGCCTTCCGCCCCCGTCCAACGATCACCGCAGACTACTGCGCTGGCGGGGGCGGTGCGACACTCAGGTCCTGCCTATCAGGTCAACGTTCCTCTTCTGTATGGCCGTTGTGTCCGGACAGTGCAGGCGGCGTGAGGGGATTCATAGCGGTGACGTCCCGCGGGGACAGCTGGAAGCCCTGCCAGTGCAGCGGCATCGGCTCCTGGTCCTCATCCCGGGCGATGTGATGGAACCCGATGTTGACCCACACGATGGGGTGCTTGAGGGTCTGCCCGTTGACCCACTTGTCGACGCTCTTACCGGCACCGGCGCCGCAATTGCGCAGATTGTTGCTGGCGAACTGCTCACACTTGTTGTACTCGGTGAAGTAGACGTCGTGTTTGGTGAAACTACGCCCCTGGTACTTGGTGGTGTGGCCGGGAACGATCTCGTAGCTGCGCGGATGGCCGTCCTTGTTCTTGCCCGCCGCGCTGACCACGCGCCACCACCGCGCCGCCGCCGCGTCGCCCGCCAGCTCCTTGGTGACCTTGGTGCGGGTGGTCTTGGTCTTCGGGATCCGCCCGGAGGCCGCGGTGGTCTTGGAGTCGTACTGCTCGACCTTGCTCTTGGGCGAGCCGTCCAGCCCGAAGTTCAGCCGCCAGAAGACGTTGTGCGCGTGGCTGGTGGCGTAGTCCTTGGCGCCCTTGCCGATGGGCCAGCCGCGGCCGTCGCCCGCGTCGTAGTCCATCGGGGAGAGCGTGCCGGTGGCGCCGACCTGCATGGTCATGGTGCCGTCACCGGCGAACCGCCACTCGGTGATGTACTCGTACCAGCCGACCTGGTTGACGGTGTAGAGCAGCAGGTCCTTGCCCTGGAGCTGGTAGACCTTGTTCTCGCTGCCCGCCCCGAAGCCGCCCTCGCCCATGCGGTAGGCGTGGCCGCGGGCCCGGGTGGTGGCGCACAGGCCCTTCACATTCGGGTGGTCGGGGTCCCAGGCGTCGGGCACCCGCACGGTCTTGATGGTGCCGCCGGGGCACTCGGCCGGATCCAGCTGCTGCAGCCCCTGGGCGAAGTCCTGCCCGGTGAGGTCGTCGTACTCATTGCTGCCGTCGTCGTAGGGCACATGGATCTGGCCCAGCTTCGCCGAGGTCAGCACCTTGATCGGGGCGCTTTCGCCCTTGGGCTGGTACGAGACGTCGTCGAGCACGAGACCGGCCTTGCTCTCGTAGTGCCAGCACATCCGCCAGACGGTGCCGCCGTCGAGCTTCTGCTCGATTCTGTACGGGGCGCTGCAATCCGCCGCGGCAGCGGTCCGCGGGGCCGCCTGGGCGCTGCCGACCGGCCCGGCGGCGATCGCCACGGTGCCGAGCAGCGCCGAGGCGCCGATGGCCGCCGCGACCCGGGCACGGGCGCGGCGGAGCCTGCTGTCAGGCATGGGGAGACTCCTGTAATGAAGCGTCGAGGGGTTGCGAAGCGCCGGTATGCCGGGCGCTTCGGCCGTCACCCGCCGGCCGTCAGGCGAGCTTGGAGACCTTGTGGGCGCTCAGGTCGACCACCATCTGCCGGGCGTCGATCCAGGGACCGTTCACCACCCGGGTGAACAGCCGTACGCAGCGGTGCTTGCCGCAGTCCTGGACCGAGGCCGGACCGGGGTTGCTGCCCTCGCCCGCGCGGTAGACGAAGCCGGTGACGGTCAGCTGGTCCGGTCGGGTCAGCGCCTTGCCGGTGGCGTCCTTGAAGTCCTTCTTCAGCCCCTCGCCCAGCTGGTCGGCCATCAGCAGCCGCGCGGCCTCCATCACCTCGTCGCGGTTGGGCGGCGGCTGCACCCCGCGCTGGGTGTCGGTGCCGGTGACCTTGCCGTTGCCGAGGTCGACCGTCTTGGTGACGTAGGTGTCGTCCTTGTAGTCGTAGTACGTCACCTCGGCGCGGCGCGGCGGGTCGGCGGCCCCCACCTCTTCGGGGCTCAGCTCCGCGAGGTCGGTGGAGAGCCGCTCGGGGCCCTTGGCGCCCTTGACGTCCTCGCTGCTCATACGGAAGTCGCGCCCGGCCGCGAGGCTCTGGGCGCGCTTCATCTCGTCGTCGGTCAGCGGATCGCGGCCGCTGCCGGTCTTGCCCTGCTCGGGCGCCTCTTCCACCACTCCGGGCTGCTGCCGGGCCGCCTGGCCCTGCTCCGCCGAGGAGCTCTGCGGTCCCCCACCCGAGCCCTCCTCGCCGGACGCGCTCCCCGGGAGCGTCACCCCGACCATGACCGCCGTGGCGGTGATCGCCACGGCCGCGCCGGCCACCACCTTGCCCAGGTGGCGGTGCATCATCTTGCGCACATCCTCCCCCATTCCCCCCTGTCGTCTTATCGGAGTGCATAGCGGGATACGCGTATGCCTCCGGGTCACCCGGTAGGACGAACCGATATGGCCGTAGGTTGCCTCACTTTTGAGGAAGTTCCGCCGAAAGAGCGGATGCCTCCGGCCAGTTGGGAAAGGATGCAGGGTCGGTCATGTTCCGTCCGGTGCCTGGGGTACTCGCGGCCCCCGGAGAAGAAGTGGAAGAGTCGACGTATGCAGGTCTGGCCGGGACAGGCTTATCCCCTTGGCGCCACCTACGACGGCGCCGGAACCAACTTCGCGGTGTTCTCCGAGGCCGCTGTCCGCATCGAGCTGTGCCTCCTGCACGACGACGGCTCGGAGACGGCGGTCGAGCTGCGGGAGTCCGACGCGTTCGTGCGCCACGCCTATCTGCCGGGGATCATGCCGGGGCAGCGCTACGGCTTCCGGGCCCATGGCCCGTACGAACCGGAACTCGGCCACCGCTGCAATTCCGCCAAGCTCCTGCTGGATCCGTACGCCAAGGCGATCAGCGGGCGGATCGACTGGGGCGAGGAGGTCTACGGCTACCACTTCGGGCGGCCCGACAAGCGCAATGACCTCGACTCCGCCCCGCACACCATGGCGTCGGTCGTGGTCAATCCGTACTTCGACTGGGGCGACGACCGTCCGCCGCGCACCGACTACCACCGCATGGTCATCTACGAGGCGCATGTCAAGGGGCTGACCATGCGCCATCCCCGGCTGCCGGAGGAGCTGCGCGGGACCTACGCGGCGCTCGCCCATCCGGCGATCATCGAACACCTGACCGAGCTGGGCGTGACCACGCTGGAACTGATGCCCGTACACCAGTTCGTCCACGACCACCGGCTGACCGACGAGGGGCTGACCAACTACTGGGGCTACAACACCATCGGCTTCTTCGCCCCGCACAACGCCTACGCCTCCTGGGGCGACCGGGGCCAGCAGGTGCTGGAGTTCAAATCGGCCGTCCGGGCGCTGCACCAGGCGGGCATCGAGGTCATCCTGGACGTGGTCTACAACCACACGGCCGAGGGCAACCACCTGGGCCCCACGCTCTCCTTCCGGGGCCTGGACAACGCCTCGTACTACCGGCTGACCGAGGACCGCCGGTACTACATGGACACCACCGGCACCGGGAACTCCCTGCTGATGCGGTCCCCGCACGTGCTCCAGCTGATCATGGACTCGCTGCGCTACTGGGTGACCGAGATGCATGTGGACGGCTTCCGCTTCGATCTGGCGGCGACGCTGGCCCGGCAGTTCCACGAGGTGGACCGGCTGTCGTCGTTCTTCGACCTGGTCCAGCAGGATCCGGTGGTGAGCCAGGTGAAGCTGATCGCCGAGCCCTGGGACGTCGGCGAGGGCGGCTATCAGGTCGGCAACTTCCCGCCCCTGTGGACCGAATGGAACGGCAAGTTCCGGGATACCGTGCGGGACCTGTGGCGCGGTGAGCCGAGGACGCTGGCCGAGTTCGCCTCCCGGCTGACCGGCTCCTCCGACCTCTACCAGGGCGACGGGCGGCGCCCGCTGGCCTCGGTCAACTTCGTCACCTGCCATGACGGCTTCACCCTGCGCGACCTGGTGAGCTACGACGAGAAGCACAACGAGGCCAACGGCGAGTCCAACCAGGACGGCGAGAGCTACAACCGGTCCTGGAACTGCGGCGTCGAGGGCGAGACCGACGACCCGGCGGTGCGGACGCTGCGCCAGCGCCAGATGCGCAACTTCATCGCCACCCTGATGCTCTCCCAGGGCGTGCCGATGCTCAGCCACGGCGATGAGTTCGGCCGCACCCAGGGCGGCAACAACAACGCGTACTGCCAGGACAACGAGGTGTCCTGGGTGCGCTGGCCGGATCACG encodes the following:
- a CDS encoding SAV2148 family HEPN domain-containing protein; this encodes MSSGGLELPPGDGGPGGDGSTDAPPGAVSVVRPMEIGAELDWGAEAWSEVRTRARRAGRAYIWLNLVEQRLRAVVSAVLRPIYEPVHGEDWVIAAAGPAGQEWVQRAVAVREVSRRKGYLLDPADDNVVSFLTLPQLRELLVQHWPCFEPYLDDRREVELALDELEVSRNVVSRNRALSETVLAQAERASARLLEILGSGTGSPSADRLPIDAVEDLVGDRYADVVGVHSDRVRLQRQLPAEDLFGSARRLDAVGIGLNLLVQNYSGRRLVRLAESGCRARLLFLNPASSAVRRRERELGLKKGEMSRSVEMNILHMRRVRARLRDPDAFEIHVFDETPRFTAYLVNGDGADGLAVVQSYLRKARGMEAPVLVLRGGGRGREVVREGAAEEGEGGLFGTYREEFESVWADSRPVS
- a CDS encoding copper amine oxidase; the protein is MPDSRLRRARARVAAAIGASALLGTVAIAAGPVGSAQAAPRTAAAADCSAPYRIEQKLDGGTVWRMCWHYESKAGLVLDDVSYQPKGESAPIKVLTSAKLGQIHVPYDDGSNEYDDLTGQDFAQGLQQLDPAECPGGTIKTVRVPDAWDPDHPNVKGLCATTRARGHAYRMGEGGFGAGSENKVYQLQGKDLLLYTVNQVGWYEYITEWRFAGDGTMTMQVGATGTLSPMDYDAGDGRGWPIGKGAKDYATSHAHNVFWRLNFGLDGSPKSKVEQYDSKTTAASGRIPKTKTTRTKVTKELAGDAAAARWWRVVSAAGKNKDGHPRSYEIVPGHTTKYQGRSFTKHDVYFTEYNKCEQFASNNLRNCGAGAGKSVDKWVNGQTLKHPIVWVNIGFHHIARDEDQEPMPLHWQGFQLSPRDVTAMNPLTPPALSGHNGHTEEER
- a CDS encoding Tat pathway signal sequence domain protein, coding for MMHRHLGKVVAGAAVAITATAVMVGVTLPGSASGEEGSGGGPQSSSAEQGQAARQQPGVVEEAPEQGKTGSGRDPLTDDEMKRAQSLAAGRDFRMSSEDVKGAKGPERLSTDLAELSPEEVGAADPPRRAEVTYYDYKDDTYVTKTVDLGNGKVTGTDTQRGVQPPPNRDEVMEAARLLMADQLGEGLKKDFKDATGKALTRPDQLTVTGFVYRAGEGSNPGPASVQDCGKHRCVRLFTRVVNGPWIDARQMVVDLSAHKVSKLA
- the glgX gene encoding glycogen debranching protein GlgX: MQVWPGQAYPLGATYDGAGTNFAVFSEAAVRIELCLLHDDGSETAVELRESDAFVRHAYLPGIMPGQRYGFRAHGPYEPELGHRCNSAKLLLDPYAKAISGRIDWGEEVYGYHFGRPDKRNDLDSAPHTMASVVVNPYFDWGDDRPPRTDYHRMVIYEAHVKGLTMRHPRLPEELRGTYAALAHPAIIEHLTELGVTTLELMPVHQFVHDHRLTDEGLTNYWGYNTIGFFAPHNAYASWGDRGQQVLEFKSAVRALHQAGIEVILDVVYNHTAEGNHLGPTLSFRGLDNASYYRLTEDRRYYMDTTGTGNSLLMRSPHVLQLIMDSLRYWVTEMHVDGFRFDLAATLARQFHEVDRLSSFFDLVQQDPVVSQVKLIAEPWDVGEGGYQVGNFPPLWTEWNGKFRDTVRDLWRGEPRTLAEFASRLTGSSDLYQGDGRRPLASVNFVTCHDGFTLRDLVSYDEKHNEANGESNQDGESYNRSWNCGVEGETDDPAVRTLRQRQMRNFIATLMLSQGVPMLSHGDEFGRTQGGNNNAYCQDNEVSWVRWPDHAKGQDGEGEDRSALELLRFARSLVWLRRDHPVFRRRRFFHGRPVEGTHDELSDIAWFTHEGEEMTPRDWQAAHAKSLAVFLNGSAISEPGARGERITDDSFLLLFNAHHEPLDFVVPIDHGKQWQLIVDTAVPEGVEPGSGSKVAAGDRLTLVDRSLMVLQRPA